The Burkholderia pyrrocinia genome has a segment encoding these proteins:
- the ssuC gene encoding aliphatic sulfonate ABC transporter permease SsuC has product MTTKTSTTGGVVAARAWRGVAPWLVPLALLVAWEVGARTGWLSTRVLPEPVAVVRAAWSLVTSGEMWANVKVSTWRALFGFAIGGGVGLALGLATGLSKAAEVALDSTIQMIRNIPALAMIPLVILWFGIDEKAKLFLVALGVFFPVYINTYHGIRSVDANLIEMAKSYGVRGFALYRDVILPGALPSILVGVRFALGLMWVMLIVAETISAQSGIGYMTMNAREFLQTDVVVVGILLYAVLGKLADVLAKWLERVTLRWHPAYQSGAKA; this is encoded by the coding sequence ATGACAACGAAAACGTCGACAACGGGTGGCGTCGTGGCCGCCCGCGCATGGCGCGGCGTCGCGCCGTGGCTCGTACCGCTCGCGCTGCTGGTTGCATGGGAAGTCGGCGCGCGCACCGGCTGGCTGTCGACCCGCGTGCTGCCCGAGCCGGTTGCGGTCGTGCGGGCGGCGTGGTCGCTCGTGACGTCGGGCGAAATGTGGGCGAACGTGAAGGTGAGCACGTGGCGCGCGCTGTTCGGTTTTGCAATCGGCGGCGGCGTCGGTCTCGCACTGGGGCTTGCGACCGGCCTGTCGAAGGCCGCCGAGGTCGCGCTAGATTCGACGATCCAGATGATCCGCAACATCCCGGCGCTCGCGATGATTCCGCTCGTGATCCTGTGGTTCGGCATCGACGAGAAGGCGAAGCTGTTCCTCGTCGCGCTCGGGGTGTTCTTCCCGGTCTACATCAACACGTATCACGGGATCCGCTCGGTCGACGCGAACCTGATCGAGATGGCGAAGAGTTACGGCGTGCGCGGCTTCGCGCTGTACCGCGACGTGATCCTGCCCGGAGCGTTGCCGTCGATCCTCGTCGGCGTGCGTTTCGCGCTCGGGCTGATGTGGGTGATGCTGATCGTCGCGGAAACCATCTCTGCGCAATCGGGCATCGGCTACATGACGATGAACGCGCGTGAATTCCTGCAAACCGATGTGGTCGTGGTCGGCATCCTGCTGTACGCGGTGCTCGGCAAGCTGGCCGATGTGCTGGCGAAATGGCTCGAGCGCGTGACGCTGCGCTGGCACCCCGCTTACCAATCAGGAGCAAAGGCATGA
- a CDS encoding ATP-binding cassette domain-containing protein has product MNATTSAAAYGPLAGADLEVELAQARVADGDARDAAILDRDGSASVVPLARRRAGSPAPDDAVTLSGVSKRFGTRTVLDNVELGIARGSFVAIVGRSGCGKSTLLRLVAGLEQPSSGALVTRGEGGGALDTRIMFQDARLLPWKTVLQNVMLGLGRGARDDARAVLDEVGLLERANDWPAQLSGGQRQRVSLARALVHRPQLLLLDEPLGALDALTRIEMHALIERLWREHRFTALLVTHDVQEAVALGDRILLIEQGRVALDQAVPLDRPRARASAAFAALEDRVLKRVLAGGPGAAEQGVVHEADNVRPVGQIRWAV; this is encoded by the coding sequence ATGAATGCGACGACTTCGGCGGCCGCCTACGGCCCGCTCGCCGGCGCAGACCTCGAGGTCGAGCTCGCGCAGGCGCGCGTCGCGGACGGCGACGCGCGAGACGCGGCGATTCTCGATCGTGACGGCAGCGCATCCGTCGTTCCGCTCGCGCGGCGGCGCGCGGGAAGCCCGGCACCCGACGATGCGGTGACGCTGTCGGGCGTCAGCAAGCGCTTCGGCACGCGCACGGTACTCGACAACGTCGAACTCGGCATCGCGCGCGGCAGCTTCGTCGCGATCGTCGGCCGCAGCGGTTGCGGCAAGTCGACGCTGCTGCGTCTCGTCGCGGGACTCGAGCAGCCGAGCAGCGGTGCGCTCGTGACGCGCGGCGAGGGCGGCGGCGCGCTCGATACGCGGATCATGTTCCAGGATGCGCGCCTGTTGCCGTGGAAGACCGTGCTGCAGAACGTGATGCTCGGCCTCGGGCGCGGTGCGCGCGACGACGCACGCGCGGTGCTCGACGAAGTCGGTCTGCTGGAACGGGCGAACGACTGGCCCGCGCAACTGTCGGGCGGCCAGCGGCAGCGTGTGTCACTGGCGCGCGCGCTCGTGCACCGGCCGCAACTGCTGCTGCTCGACGAGCCGCTCGGCGCACTCGACGCGCTGACCCGCATCGAGATGCATGCGCTGATCGAGCGGTTGTGGCGCGAGCATCGGTTCACCGCGCTGCTCGTCACGCACGACGTGCAGGAGGCTGTCGCGCTCGGCGACCGCATCCTGCTCATCGAGCAGGGGCGCGTGGCGCTCGACCAGGCCGTACCGCTCGACCGGCCGCGCGCCCGCGCATCGGCGGCGTTTGCGGCGCTGGAAGATCGCGTGCTGAAGCGCGTGCTCGCCGGCGGGCCTGGCGCGGCAGAACAGGGCGTAGTGCATGAAGCAGACAACGTTCGACCGGTCGGGCAGATCCGCTGGGCCGTTTAA
- a CDS encoding TOBE domain-containing protein, whose amino-acid sequence MSITAINVRNQFKGKVKEIIRGPVVSEVDVETPFGIVTSVITTRSVDELELKVGAEVVALVKSTEVSIARL is encoded by the coding sequence ATGAGCATCACTGCAATCAACGTGCGTAACCAGTTCAAGGGCAAGGTGAAGGAGATCATTCGCGGGCCGGTGGTGTCCGAGGTCGACGTCGAGACGCCGTTCGGCATCGTCACGTCGGTGATCACGACCCGCTCGGTCGACGAACTCGAACTGAAGGTCGGTGCGGAAGTCGTCGCGCTCGTGAAGTCGACCGAGGTATCGATCGCGCGTCTCTGA
- the dusA gene encoding tRNA dihydrouridine(20/20a) synthase DusA — protein MLDWTDRHCRSFHRTLTRDTWLYTEMITTGALLFGDAQRHLAFTPNESPVALQLGGSERDDLARAAKLGEQWGYDEINLNCGCPSERVQRGAFGACLMNEPQLVADCVKAMRDAVSVPVTVKHRIGVDAVEDYAFVRDFVGTVAEAGCETFVVHARNAILKGLSPKENREIPPLKYDYAYQLKRDFPSLEIVINGGIKTLDEVAQHLEHVDGVMLGREAYHNPYVLAEVDARFYGSTGAVPTREEAEAQLIEYCAAELKRGTYLGAIVRHALGLYRGMPGARGWRRVLSDNKKLARGDLAVFDEARAHLNEVEEIFEKKALQDSKDFV, from the coding sequence ATGCTCGACTGGACCGACCGCCATTGCCGGTCGTTCCACCGTACGCTGACGCGCGATACGTGGCTGTATACGGAGATGATCACGACGGGTGCGCTGCTGTTCGGCGATGCCCAGCGGCATCTCGCGTTCACGCCGAACGAATCGCCGGTCGCGCTGCAGCTTGGCGGCAGCGAACGCGACGATCTCGCGCGCGCCGCGAAGCTCGGCGAGCAGTGGGGCTACGACGAGATCAACCTGAACTGCGGATGTCCGTCCGAGCGTGTGCAGCGCGGCGCGTTCGGCGCGTGCCTGATGAACGAGCCGCAGCTCGTCGCCGACTGCGTGAAGGCGATGCGCGATGCGGTGTCGGTGCCGGTCACGGTCAAGCATCGGATTGGTGTCGATGCAGTGGAGGACTACGCGTTCGTGCGCGACTTCGTCGGCACGGTGGCCGAGGCCGGCTGCGAAACGTTCGTCGTGCATGCCCGTAACGCGATCCTGAAGGGGCTGTCGCCGAAGGAGAATCGCGAGATCCCGCCGCTCAAGTACGACTATGCGTATCAGTTGAAGCGCGATTTTCCGTCGCTGGAGATCGTCATCAACGGTGGCATCAAGACGCTCGACGAGGTTGCGCAGCATCTCGAGCATGTCGATGGCGTGATGCTCGGCCGCGAGGCGTATCACAACCCGTACGTACTCGCGGAGGTCGATGCGCGCTTCTACGGATCGACGGGCGCGGTGCCGACGCGTGAAGAAGCGGAAGCGCAACTGATCGAATACTGCGCGGCTGAGCTGAAGCGCGGGACCTACCTCGGCGCGATCGTGCGGCATGCGCTCGGGCTGTATCGCGGCATGCCCGGCGCACGCGGCTGGCGTCGGGTGCTGTCCGACAACAAGAAGCTCGCGCGCGGCGATCTGGCCGTGTTCGACGAGGCGCGCGCGCATCTGAACGAAGTCGAAGAAATTTTTGAAAAAAAGGCTTTGCAAGATTCAAAAGACTTCGTATAA
- a CDS encoding GNAT family N-acetyltransferase codes for MPETRTTLRAATTHDAPLIARLHTLSWQTAYSHILPATYLSDEVPTEHAVRWRKYLDRNEDEWGLVLIAESDGEPVGFVSAERPVDPALGVLLDCLHVHPSHHGSGTGKRMIEAVRMWARTIGADKVHLQVLEGNVRAIGFYEHNGWQLAGIETSRIGQTEVTDRIYAIQA; via the coding sequence ATGCCGGAAACCCGGACCACGCTTCGCGCCGCGACAACGCACGACGCGCCCCTCATCGCTCGCCTGCACACCCTGAGTTGGCAAACCGCATACAGCCATATCCTTCCGGCGACCTATCTGTCCGACGAGGTGCCGACGGAGCACGCGGTCCGTTGGCGGAAATATCTCGACCGCAATGAAGACGAGTGGGGCCTCGTGCTGATCGCCGAGTCGGATGGCGAGCCCGTCGGCTTCGTCAGTGCCGAACGTCCTGTCGACCCCGCGCTCGGCGTGCTGCTCGACTGCCTGCACGTTCATCCTTCGCATCACGGCAGCGGTACGGGCAAACGCATGATCGAAGCCGTTCGCATGTGGGCCCGGACGATCGGCGCGGACAAGGTCCATCTGCAGGTGCTGGAAGGTAACGTCCGTGCGATCGGCTTCTATGAGCACAACGGCTGGCAATTGGCCGGTATCGAAACGAGCCGGATCGGCCAGACGGAGGTTACCGATCGGATCTATGCGATACAAGCCTAA
- a CDS encoding plasmid fertility inhibition factor family protein, producing the protein MTLARAQQNGVDVWIVQLPGHAPYAYTHLKRVFASDDSRHRVVTIDLKKLLTCADRDTTDYVLPSVQYWAPGKAAGIREFLDPDQDRIPDMPFITFRETRTRTLLGIPGLSKVGVASFRNGQHRARYLAYAGATTIPVEIHETEADLLVRYCGE; encoded by the coding sequence ATGACGCTCGCCCGCGCACAACAGAACGGCGTAGATGTCTGGATTGTCCAGCTTCCCGGGCACGCCCCCTATGCCTATACGCACCTCAAGCGGGTATTCGCGTCCGACGACTCGCGACATCGGGTCGTGACGATCGACCTGAAGAAATTGCTGACCTGCGCCGACCGCGACACGACCGACTACGTGCTGCCGTCAGTGCAGTACTGGGCGCCCGGAAAAGCGGCGGGTATTCGCGAATTCCTCGATCCGGACCAGGACAGAATTCCGGACATGCCGTTCATCACGTTTCGCGAAACGAGAACGCGAACACTGCTCGGCATTCCCGGCCTGTCGAAAGTCGGTGTCGCGTCGTTCCGCAACGGCCAGCATCGCGCACGCTATCTTGCCTATGCAGGCGCGACAACGATACCCGTCGAGATCCACGAGACAGAGGCCGATTTGCTTGTGCGGTATTGCGGCGAGTAA
- a CDS encoding DUF695 domain-containing protein, which translates to MTDAWGTFPARMGDHQAFISFNHSFAEIAEGDPRTSLLSVRVPFAHPTPEGLPAGDEFADLAKIEDLLDATITAKGGVQVGRITVDGNRDFLFYVPFDEEAAAEIVDSLAEQTTYALQYAHQDDPDKEAYWQTLYPTDDDWQIMRDMRVLDALRQKGDASDVNRRVMHWAYFQDPSDAHQFADWAEAKGYPVESVAPTEDGKSAVRFSHEGTMALADITRHTIAINREVRSLGGEYDGWETSVEQAG; encoded by the coding sequence ATGACCGACGCCTGGGGAACCTTCCCTGCCAGAATGGGCGACCATCAGGCTTTCATCAGCTTCAACCACAGCTTCGCGGAAATCGCCGAAGGCGATCCGCGCACGTCGCTGCTCAGCGTGCGCGTCCCCTTTGCGCATCCGACGCCTGAAGGACTGCCGGCCGGCGACGAATTCGCCGACCTCGCGAAGATCGAGGATCTGCTGGACGCCACGATCACCGCGAAAGGCGGCGTGCAGGTCGGCCGCATCACCGTCGACGGCAACCGGGATTTCCTCTTTTACGTGCCGTTCGACGAAGAGGCAGCAGCCGAGATCGTCGACTCGCTGGCCGAACAGACGACCTACGCACTTCAATACGCACACCAGGACGATCCGGACAAGGAAGCGTACTGGCAGACCCTTTACCCGACCGACGACGACTGGCAGATCATGCGCGACATGCGCGTGCTGGATGCGCTGCGGCAGAAAGGCGACGCCAGCGACGTGAACCGGCGCGTAATGCACTGGGCGTACTTCCAGGACCCGAGCGACGCACACCAGTTCGCGGACTGGGCCGAAGCGAAAGGCTATCCGGTCGAATCGGTCGCGCCGACCGAAGACGGCAAGTCGGCCGTACGGTTTTCGCACGAAGGCACCATGGCGTTGGCCGACATCACGCGCCATACGATCGCGATCAATCGCGAGGTGCGTTCGCTCGGCGGTGAATACGACGGATGGGAAACCAGCGTCGAACAGGCTGGCTGA
- a CDS encoding VOC family protein: protein MSTSVKPIPEGMRTLTPHLICAGAAAAIDFYKRAFNASEQFRLPMPDGRLAHACLAIGDSTLMLVDEMPEHGALGPKALKGTAVCLHLYVPDTDAAIAKAVAAGATVTMPAADMFWGDRYGQVEDPFGHRWSLATHQRDLTPEQIAAAMASAPPCGS, encoded by the coding sequence ATGTCCACGTCCGTCAAACCGATCCCGGAAGGGATGCGCACGCTGACGCCGCACCTGATCTGCGCCGGCGCAGCCGCAGCCATCGACTTCTACAAGCGCGCATTCAATGCGAGCGAGCAGTTTCGCCTGCCGATGCCTGACGGCAGGCTCGCGCACGCGTGCCTCGCGATTGGCGATTCGACACTGATGTTGGTGGACGAAATGCCCGAGCACGGCGCGCTCGGGCCGAAGGCGCTGAAAGGCACTGCCGTCTGCCTGCACCTGTACGTGCCGGACACCGATGCGGCGATCGCGAAGGCTGTCGCGGCCGGTGCGACGGTCACGATGCCGGCCGCCGACATGTTCTGGGGCGATCGCTATGGGCAGGTCGAGGATCCGTTCGGGCATCGCTGGTCGCTCGCGACGCATCAGCGCGACCTGACGCCCGAGCAGATCGCGGCGGCAATGGCCAGCGCGCCGCCGTGCGGAAGCTGA
- a CDS encoding sensor domain-containing diguanylate cyclase: MQIAPKPANEAARLDTLHSLSILDTPPEERFDRLTRLARRLFDVPIALVSLVDENRQWFKSHAGIDATQTSRDVSFCAHALLAGDTMVIQDALNDSRFHDNPLVTGTPGIRFYAGRPLAAPNGAPVGTLCLIDTRPRSLEPDELALLGDLAHMTEREIAAMHFATTDELTQLTNRRGFEIFARHVLSLCDRMGRHAALPFFDLNDFKAINDRFGHAEGDRALKTFADTLTGALRDSDVIARLGGDEFVVLLSATDPADVAEPVERVTQALALRNAADARGYAIRFSVGHVDYDPARHHVVADLLASADHRMYEDKQRGKTAGT, translated from the coding sequence ATGCAAATCGCACCGAAACCGGCCAACGAGGCGGCCCGGCTCGATACGCTTCATTCGCTCTCGATCCTCGACACGCCGCCCGAAGAACGCTTCGACCGCCTGACGCGTCTCGCGCGCCGGCTGTTCGACGTACCGATCGCACTCGTCAGCCTCGTCGACGAGAATCGCCAGTGGTTCAAGAGCCATGCGGGAATCGACGCCACGCAGACGTCGCGCGACGTGTCGTTCTGCGCCCACGCGCTGCTCGCGGGCGATACGATGGTGATCCAGGATGCGCTGAACGACAGCCGCTTCCACGACAACCCGCTCGTCACCGGCACGCCCGGCATCCGCTTCTACGCCGGCCGGCCGCTGGCAGCGCCGAACGGCGCGCCCGTCGGCACGCTGTGCCTGATCGACACGCGGCCGCGCTCGCTCGAACCCGACGAACTCGCGCTGCTCGGCGATCTCGCCCACATGACCGAACGCGAGATCGCCGCGATGCATTTCGCGACCACCGACGAGCTCACGCAACTGACGAACCGGCGCGGCTTCGAGATCTTCGCCCGCCACGTGCTGAGCCTGTGCGATCGCATGGGGCGTCACGCCGCGCTGCCGTTCTTCGACCTGAACGATTTCAAGGCGATCAACGACCGCTTCGGCCATGCCGAAGGCGACCGCGCGCTCAAGACCTTCGCCGATACGCTGACGGGCGCGCTGCGCGACAGCGACGTGATCGCCCGCCTCGGCGGCGACGAGTTCGTCGTGCTGTTGAGCGCCACCGATCCGGCCGACGTCGCGGAGCCGGTCGAACGCGTGACGCAGGCGCTTGCGTTGCGCAACGCAGCCGACGCACGCGGCTACGCGATCCGGTTCAGCGTCGGCCACGTCGACTACGATCCCGCGCGCCATCACGTCGTCGCCGACCTGCTCGCATCGGCCGATCACCGGATGTACGAGGACAAGCAGCGCGGCAAGACGGCCGGCACATAA
- a CDS encoding phospholipase D family protein → MLSRNRLAAACLAASLLATPFAAFGKTQSESLLQQAIDLVSRWLPAPTHEAPATQVVESAFSPDGGAEALVLKAIGAARSSIRVAAYSFTSPPVTRALLAAKRRGVNVAVVVDDKGNRAKSSKQALNLLVNAGIPTRTIDAYAIHHDKYLVIDAEHVETGSFNYSASAASRNSENVVVVWNNPQLASRYLTHWQSRFDQGTPYRSSY, encoded by the coding sequence ATGTTGTCGCGCAATCGCCTCGCCGCTGCCTGCCTCGCCGCTTCTCTCCTCGCCACACCGTTCGCCGCCTTCGGCAAGACGCAAAGTGAATCGCTGCTCCAGCAGGCGATCGACTTGGTGTCGCGATGGCTGCCGGCGCCCACCCACGAAGCACCCGCGACGCAGGTGGTCGAATCGGCGTTCTCGCCCGACGGCGGCGCCGAGGCGCTCGTGCTGAAAGCGATCGGCGCCGCGCGCAGCTCGATTCGCGTCGCCGCGTATTCGTTCACGTCGCCGCCCGTCACGCGCGCGCTGCTCGCGGCAAAGCGACGCGGCGTCAACGTCGCCGTGGTTGTCGACGACAAGGGCAACCGCGCGAAGAGCAGCAAGCAGGCGCTGAACCTGCTAGTCAACGCCGGCATTCCGACGCGTACGATCGACGCCTATGCGATCCATCACGACAAGTACCTCGTGATCGACGCCGAGCACGTCGAGACCGGTTCGTTCAACTACAGCGCGTCAGCGGCCAGCCGCAATTCCGAGAACGTCGTCGTGGTGTGGAACAATCCGCAACTCGCATCTCGCTACCTCACGCACTGGCAAAGCCGCTTCGACCAGGGCACGCCGTACCGCTCCAGCTACTGA
- a CDS encoding winged helix-turn-helix transcriptional regulator, whose product MKWDDIGTLNCSVARTLAVLGDRWTMLILRNAFLGCRRFDAFQAQLGLTRHVLAERLARLVDEGVLVKRAYQERPPRFEYRLTEKGLDLYPALLALMAWGDRWKDDGQGPPVQLRHRTCGQLMHAVTVCSACGEPLDARDVQPEPGPGWIAPDEAGAPAAKD is encoded by the coding sequence ATGAAATGGGATGACATCGGCACGCTGAACTGTTCGGTCGCCCGCACGCTCGCCGTGCTCGGCGACCGCTGGACCATGCTGATCCTGCGCAACGCGTTCCTCGGCTGCCGTCGCTTCGACGCGTTCCAGGCACAGCTTGGCCTCACGCGCCATGTCCTGGCCGAACGCCTCGCGCGGCTCGTCGACGAGGGCGTGCTGGTCAAGCGCGCGTATCAGGAGCGCCCGCCGCGCTTCGAATACCGGTTGACCGAAAAAGGCCTCGACCTGTACCCGGCCCTGCTCGCGCTGATGGCGTGGGGCGACCGCTGGAAGGACGACGGCCAGGGGCCGCCGGTGCAATTGCGTCACCGGACCTGCGGCCAGCTGATGCATGCAGTTACCGTGTGCTCGGCCTGCGGCGAACCGCTCGATGCACGCGACGTGCAGCCTGAGCCTGGCCCCGGATGGATCGCACCCGACGAAGCCGGGGCGCCTGCCGCCAAGGATTGA
- a CDS encoding PaaI family thioesterase — MNPLSLSGLDLLRAAAVGDVPLASISETIPMRPLDVELGYVKFSARADGRHLNPLGGVHGGFAATVLDSVTGCAVHSMLDAGVGYGTVDLHVKMLRPVPRDVDLIAEGRVIHLSRSLGVAEGTLKTPDDKIVAHASATCFIQRPQ, encoded by the coding sequence ATGAATCCGCTTTCCCTGTCTGGTCTCGATCTGCTGCGTGCCGCGGCGGTGGGCGATGTGCCGCTTGCGTCGATTTCGGAGACGATCCCGATGCGTCCGCTGGATGTCGAACTCGGCTATGTGAAGTTTTCGGCGCGCGCGGACGGTCGGCACCTGAATCCGCTGGGCGGCGTGCACGGCGGGTTCGCCGCGACGGTGCTCGATTCGGTCACGGGTTGCGCGGTGCATTCGATGCTCGACGCGGGTGTCGGCTATGGCACGGTCGATCTGCATGTGAAGATGCTGCGGCCCGTGCCGCGCGACGTCGACCTGATCGCGGAAGGGCGCGTGATTCACCTGTCGCGTTCGCTGGGCGTCGCGGAGGGCACGCTGAAGACGCCGGACGACAAGATCGTCGCGCATGCGTCGGCGACCTGCTTCATTCAGCGGCCTCAATAA
- a CDS encoding NADP(H)-dependent aldo-keto reductase, producing MEYRTLGDSGIEVSLVGLGTMTWGEQNSERDAHEQIDYAVAQGVTLIDAAEMYPVPPKPDTQGRTEQYIGTWLAQHRAQRDRIVLATKIAGPARQPHNPRHIRGEGNQFDRKNLTEALDGSLKRLQTDYVDLYQLHWPDRSTTTFGRPAYPWIDDAYTVPIEETLGVLAEFVKAGKVRAIGVSNETPWGVAQFLRAAEKLGLPRIASIQNPYSLLNRTFENGLSEFTHRDGVGLLAYSPLAFGWLSGKYEHGARPAGARITLFERFQRYSKPQAVEATSRYVALAQRHGLSPAQLALAFVNSRPFVRSNLVGATSLEQLKENIGSIDVMLSDEIVAEIDALHELQPNPAP from the coding sequence ATGGAATACCGCACACTCGGCGATTCGGGCATCGAGGTCAGCCTGGTCGGTCTCGGCACGATGACGTGGGGCGAACAGAACTCGGAGCGCGACGCGCACGAGCAGATCGACTATGCGGTCGCGCAGGGCGTGACGCTGATCGATGCCGCGGAGATGTATCCGGTGCCGCCGAAGCCCGACACGCAGGGGCGCACCGAGCAGTACATCGGCACCTGGCTCGCGCAGCATCGCGCGCAGCGCGACCGGATCGTGCTCGCGACGAAGATCGCGGGCCCGGCGCGGCAGCCGCACAACCCGCGCCATATTCGCGGCGAGGGCAACCAGTTCGACCGCAAGAACCTGACCGAGGCGCTCGACGGCAGCCTCAAGCGGCTGCAGACCGACTACGTCGATCTCTACCAGCTGCACTGGCCCGACCGCAGCACGACGACGTTCGGCCGTCCCGCGTATCCGTGGATCGACGACGCGTACACGGTGCCGATCGAGGAAACCCTCGGCGTGCTCGCGGAATTCGTGAAAGCCGGCAAGGTGCGCGCGATCGGCGTGTCGAACGAAACGCCGTGGGGCGTCGCGCAGTTCCTGCGCGCGGCCGAGAAGCTCGGGCTGCCGCGCATCGCGAGCATCCAGAATCCGTACAGCCTGCTGAACCGCACGTTCGAGAACGGGCTGTCGGAGTTCACGCATCGCGACGGCGTCGGCCTGCTCGCGTATTCGCCGCTCGCATTCGGCTGGCTGTCCGGCAAGTACGAGCACGGCGCACGCCCGGCCGGCGCACGCATCACGCTGTTCGAGCGCTTCCAGCGCTACAGCAAGCCGCAGGCCGTCGAGGCGACGTCGCGTTACGTCGCGCTCGCGCAGCGTCACGGGCTGTCGCCCGCGCAGCTCGCGCTTGCGTTCGTCAACAGCCGGCCGTTCGTGCGCAGCAACCTGGTCGGTGCGACGTCGCTCGAGCAGTTGAAGGAGAACATCGGCAGCATCGACGTGATGCTGTCCGACGAGATCGTCGCCGAGATCGACGCGCTGCACGAACTGCAGCCGAACCCGGCGCCGTAA
- a CDS encoding MFS transporter, which produces MNTTTLTSQDAARPSAAKIRRIIFAASIGNALEWFDLIVYGFFAVTIAKLFFPATSEATSLMLTLGTFGLSYLIRPIGGFVLGAYADRAGRKASLLLSIAMMMAGTLLIALMPTYASIGILAPLGIMLSRLMQGFSAGGEFASSTAFLVEHAPQRRGFMSSWQFASQGLATLLASGFGALLTSTLTPAQLESWGWRVPFLFGLAIGPVGLYIRRYVDEGVEFKTQARSEAPVRELFADQKLRLLLSIGALVISTAINYMILYMPTYAIKQLGLPASTGFAATLATGFVLTLVTPVVGHLSDRTGRIRMMAVAAVIMLVTVWPTFAWLTRHASFATMLAALVWIGALKAMYCGALPALMAELFPSQTRATGLAVSYNTGVTLFGGFAPFVITWLISTTGNRLSPALYLMGCALLSLAALYVARTRLKMR; this is translated from the coding sequence ATGAATACGACCACCCTGACCTCGCAGGACGCCGCGCGCCCCAGCGCCGCGAAGATCCGGCGCATCATCTTCGCGGCGTCGATCGGCAATGCGCTCGAATGGTTCGACCTGATCGTCTACGGTTTCTTCGCGGTGACGATCGCCAAGCTGTTCTTCCCCGCGACGAGCGAAGCGACGTCGCTGATGCTGACGCTCGGCACGTTCGGGCTGTCCTACCTGATCCGGCCGATCGGCGGCTTCGTGCTCGGTGCGTACGCGGACCGTGCGGGCCGCAAGGCGTCGCTGCTGCTGTCGATCGCGATGATGATGGCCGGCACGCTGCTGATCGCGCTGATGCCGACCTACGCATCGATCGGCATTCTCGCGCCGCTCGGGATCATGCTGTCGCGGCTGATGCAGGGCTTTTCCGCGGGCGGCGAATTCGCGAGCTCGACCGCGTTCCTCGTCGAGCATGCGCCGCAGCGGCGCGGTTTCATGTCGAGCTGGCAGTTCGCGAGCCAGGGCCTTGCGACGCTGCTCGCTTCGGGCTTCGGCGCGCTGCTGACGTCCACGCTGACACCCGCGCAACTCGAAAGCTGGGGCTGGCGCGTGCCGTTCCTGTTCGGTCTCGCGATCGGCCCGGTCGGGCTGTACATCCGCCGCTACGTCGACGAAGGCGTCGAGTTCAAGACGCAGGCACGCTCCGAAGCGCCGGTGCGGGAGCTGTTCGCGGACCAGAAATTGCGGCTGCTGCTGTCGATCGGCGCGCTGGTGATCTCGACCGCGATCAACTACATGATCCTGTACATGCCGACCTATGCGATCAAGCAGCTCGGGCTGCCCGCGTCGACGGGCTTCGCGGCGACGCTCGCGACCGGCTTCGTGCTGACGCTCGTCACGCCCGTCGTCGGCCACCTGTCCGATCGCACCGGGCGGATCCGCATGATGGCGGTCGCGGCCGTCATCATGCTGGTCACCGTGTGGCCGACGTTCGCGTGGCTCACGCGTCACGCGTCGTTCGCGACGATGCTCGCCGCGCTGGTCTGGATCGGTGCGCTGAAGGCAATGTACTGCGGCGCGCTGCCGGCGCTGATGGCCGAGCTGTTCCCGTCGCAGACGCGTGCGACGGGCCTCGCGGTCAGCTACAACACGGGCGTCACGCTGTTCGGCGGCTTCGCGCCGTTCGTCATCACCTGGCTGATCAGCACGACCGGCAACCGGCTGTCGCCGGCGCTCTACCTGATGGGCTGCGCGCTGCTGAGCCTCGCCGCACTGTACGTCGCGCGCACGCGGCTCAAGATGAGGTAA